Proteins co-encoded in one Pseudomonas beijingensis genomic window:
- a CDS encoding nitrate reductase produces MNRQITASTCCYCGVGCGVLIEHDGERILGVSGDPAHPANFGKLCSKGSTLHLTGDLAARALYPELRLGKGLARARTDWDSALDHAASVFAETIAEHGPDSVAFYISGQLLTEDYYAFNKLARALVGTNNIDSNSRLCMSSAVVGYKRSLGADAPPCSYEDLELSDCVMIVGSNMAYAHPILFRRLEEAKSRRPQMKIIVIDPRRTDTCDLADLHLAILPGTDVALFHGILHLLLWEDWVDRDFIKAHTEGFADLKNLVRDYTPAMVAQLCGISVEQLHQCAEWVGTSPSFLSLWCMGLNQSTAGSAKNSALINLHLATGQIGRPGAGPFSLTGQPNAMGGRETGSLSNLLPGHREAANPEHRADVARYWGVEQLPATTGLSAIELFEQVRSGKIKALWIACTNPAQSMPDQTAVREALQACPFVVLQEAFRTTETAAFADLLLPAASWGEKEGSVTNSERRISHVRRAVGAPGEARPDWAITVDFAQRLEKRLRPGQTSLFAFDTPAQLFDEYKQLTRGRDLDLSGISHALIDQLGPQQWPFPEGATVGTARLYVDGIFPTDNGRARFVADPYRAAQELRDARYPLTLNTGRLRDQWHGMSRTGTAAQLFGHVNEAVLSLHPDEMQRHRLQAGDLVNLKSRRGSVIVAVDSDDSVRPGQAFLPMHWGDRFLKGGVNTLTQPAFDPLSKQPELKHSGVRLEPVNLPWQLFALIEGDVQQHLEALRPLCEGFSYVSLSLTGRERPALLIRAASAVAPEPQLLKAIDEQLGLIDGPVLAYDDPRRAIGKRVRIKNGRITAIRLAGETLARHWLQNLWLEGRADEQLRRWLLAPLSAPPGNVGATTGGSKTLCNCMNVSQRAICAGIERGLDLQGLKQELGCGTQCGSCVPEIKRLLVATAQPLAAIS; encoded by the coding sequence ATGAACCGCCAGATCACTGCCTCCACCTGCTGTTATTGCGGGGTCGGTTGCGGCGTCCTGATCGAGCATGACGGCGAGCGCATCCTCGGCGTCAGCGGCGATCCCGCCCATCCGGCCAACTTCGGCAAACTGTGCAGCAAGGGTTCCACCCTGCACCTGACCGGCGACCTCGCCGCTCGCGCCCTGTACCCGGAACTGCGCCTGGGCAAAGGCCTGGCCCGGGCCCGTACCGACTGGGACAGCGCCCTGGATCACGCCGCCAGCGTCTTCGCCGAGACCATCGCCGAGCACGGCCCCGACAGCGTGGCGTTCTACATCTCCGGCCAGTTGCTGACCGAGGATTACTACGCATTTAACAAACTTGCCCGGGCATTGGTGGGCACCAACAACATAGACAGCAATTCCCGGCTGTGCATGTCCTCCGCCGTGGTGGGCTACAAACGCAGCCTCGGCGCCGACGCCCCACCCTGCAGCTACGAAGACCTGGAACTGAGCGACTGCGTGATGATCGTCGGCAGTAACATGGCCTACGCCCATCCCATCCTCTTTCGCCGCCTCGAAGAGGCCAAATCCCGCCGACCACAGATGAAAATCATCGTCATCGACCCCCGGCGTACCGACACCTGCGACCTGGCGGACCTGCACTTGGCGATCCTGCCCGGCACCGATGTCGCTTTGTTCCATGGGATTTTGCACCTGCTGCTGTGGGAAGACTGGGTCGACCGCGACTTCATCAAGGCCCATACCGAAGGCTTCGCAGACCTGAAGAACCTGGTGCGCGACTACACCCCGGCCATGGTCGCCCAGTTGTGCGGCATCAGCGTCGAACAACTGCACCAGTGCGCCGAATGGGTCGGCACGTCGCCAAGCTTCCTGTCGTTGTGGTGCATGGGTTTGAACCAGTCCACCGCCGGCAGCGCGAAAAACAGCGCCCTGATCAACTTGCACCTGGCCACGGGACAAATCGGTCGACCGGGTGCAGGCCCCTTCTCTCTGACCGGCCAACCCAATGCCATGGGTGGACGGGAAACCGGCAGCCTGTCGAACCTGCTGCCGGGCCATCGCGAAGCCGCCAACCCGGAGCATCGCGCCGATGTCGCCCGCTATTGGGGTGTCGAGCAATTGCCCGCCACCACCGGTTTGAGCGCCATCGAGCTGTTCGAACAGGTGCGCAGTGGCAAGATCAAGGCCTTGTGGATCGCCTGCACCAACCCGGCCCAGTCGATGCCGGACCAGACAGCGGTACGTGAGGCGCTGCAAGCTTGCCCGTTCGTGGTGTTGCAGGAAGCCTTCCGGACCACCGAGACCGCCGCCTTTGCCGACTTGCTGCTGCCGGCAGCCAGCTGGGGCGAGAAAGAAGGCTCGGTGACCAACTCCGAACGGCGGATTTCCCACGTCCGTCGGGCCGTCGGCGCACCGGGTGAAGCACGTCCGGACTGGGCAATCACAGTGGATTTCGCACAGCGCCTGGAGAAACGTCTGCGCCCGGGCCAAACCAGCCTGTTCGCCTTTGACACCCCGGCCCAACTGTTCGATGAATACAAACAACTGACCCGAGGCCGCGACCTGGACTTGTCCGGCATCAGCCATGCCCTGATCGATCAACTCGGCCCCCAGCAATGGCCCTTCCCCGAAGGCGCCACGGTCGGAACGGCGCGCCTGTACGTGGACGGGATTTTCCCGACCGACAACGGCCGGGCGCGTTTCGTGGCCGATCCCTATCGCGCCGCCCAGGAACTGCGTGACGCCCGCTACCCATTGACCCTCAACACTGGCCGCCTGAGGGACCAGTGGCACGGCATGAGCCGTACCGGCACCGCCGCGCAGCTGTTTGGTCATGTGAACGAAGCCGTGCTCAGCCTGCACCCCGACGAAATGCAGCGCCATCGCCTGCAAGCGGGCGACCTGGTCAACCTCAAGAGCCGTCGCGGCAGCGTGATCGTGGCCGTGGACAGCGACGACAGCGTGCGCCCGGGCCAGGCGTTCCTGCCCATGCACTGGGGTGATCGGTTCCTCAAGGGCGGCGTGAACACCCTGACTCAACCGGCCTTCGACCCCTTGTCGAAACAACCGGAACTCAAGCACAGCGGCGTGCGCCTGGAACCGGTGAACCTGCCTTGGCAGTTGTTCGCCTTGATCGAAGGCGATGTTCAACAACATTTGGAGGCGCTGCGCCCCCTGTGCGAGGGGTTTTCCTACGTCAGCCTGAGCCTGACCGGCCGTGAGCGTCCCGCATTGCTGATTCGCGCTGCCAGCGCCGTCGCGCCAGAACCGCAACTGCTCAAGGCCATCGACGAGCAATTGGGCCTGATCGACGGGCCGGTACTGGCCTATGACGACCCGCGTCGCGCCATCGGTAAACGGGTGCGCATCAAAAACGGCCGCATCACCGCCATCCGCCTGGCCGGCGAAACCCTGGCCCGGCACTGGCTGCAGAACCTGTGGCTGGAAGGCCGTGCCGATGAACAACTGCGGCGCTGGCTGCTGGCGCCTTTGAGCGCGCCGCCGGGCAATGTCGGCGCTACAACGGGTGGCAGCAAAACGCTGTGCAACTGCATGAACGTGAGCCAGCGTGCGATCTGCGCAGGCATCGAGCGTGGCTTGGACTTGCAGGGGCTCAAGCAAGAATTGGGCTGTGGCACGCAATGTGGTTCTTGCGTACCGGAAATCAAACGTCTGCTGGTTGCCACGGCGCAACCGCTGGCGGCTATCTCGTGA
- the nirD gene encoding nitrite reductase small subunit NirD, with product MNWLDICALEEINILGSRIINGPKGDIAIFRTSDDEVFALDDRCPHKGGPLSQGLVYGKRVACPLHNWQIDLESGQAQAPDVGCAHHHSARVENGRVQLALRDAS from the coding sequence ATGAACTGGTTGGATATCTGCGCACTGGAAGAGATCAACATCCTCGGTTCGCGCATCATCAATGGCCCCAAAGGCGATATCGCGATATTCCGCACCAGCGACGATGAAGTGTTCGCACTGGATGACCGTTGCCCGCACAAGGGCGGCCCGTTGTCCCAAGGGTTGGTCTACGGCAAGCGCGTGGCCTGCCCGCTGCACAACTGGCAGATCGACCTGGAAAGCGGCCAGGCCCAGGCCCCCGACGTGGGCTGCGCCCATCATCATTCGGCCCGGGTCGAGAACGGCCGGGTGCAACTAGCCCTGCGGGATGCAAGCTGA
- the nirB gene encoding nitrite reductase large subunit NirB, which translates to MKKLKLVMIGNGMAGVRTLEELLKLSNELYDITVFGAEPHTNYNRILLSPVLAGEQTFEEIVLNDLSWYLDNNIKLLLNRKVVEIDRIKRRVIAEDGSEAEYDRLLIATGSTPFILPIPGNSLDGVIGYRDIADTQAMIDTAKTHKHAVVIGGGLLGLEAANGLKLRGMDVTVVHLGEWLLERQLDKTSGQLLQTALENRGLKFRLSEQTQALHDAGNGRVGSVQFKNGDIIPADLVVMAAGIRPNTELAEKSGIPCNRGILVNDTMQTYDPRIYAIGECASHRGTAYGLVAPLFEQAKVCANHLAQLGFATYKGSVTSTKLKVTGIDLFSAGDFMGGEGTETITLSDPIGGVYKKLVIKDDVLVGACLYGDTADGGWYFRQIRENHGISEIRDHLMFGENALGDVGHQGQDKAMSMADSAEVCGCNGVCKGTIVKAIQEHGLFSVDDVKKHTKAASSCGSCAGLVEQILINTVGGAADVKPKSEKAICGCSDLNHGQIRQAIRDQHLLSIAGTMSYLNWRTPNGCATCRPALNYYLISTWPGEAHDDPQSRLINERAHANIQKDGTYSVVPRMWGGVTNPSELRRIADVADKYNVPMVKVTGGQRIDLLGIKKQDLPGVWKDLDMPSGHAYGKSIRTVKTCVGSEFCRFGTQNSTQLGIELEHDLFNMWSPHKVKLAVSGCPRNCSEAGIKDVGIIGVDSGWEMYIGGNGGIKTEVAEFFVKLKTAEEVREYNGAFLQLYREEAFYLERTVHYMQRVGMEHIKKAVLEDPERRKALHERLKFSLSLEQDPWKQRLEQPQLKKEFEAIPVKNLEVPA; encoded by the coding sequence ATGAAAAAACTCAAACTGGTGATGATCGGCAACGGCATGGCCGGGGTTCGAACCCTCGAGGAACTGCTCAAGCTGAGCAACGAGCTGTACGACATCACGGTGTTCGGCGCCGAGCCCCACACCAACTACAACCGCATCCTGCTCTCGCCGGTGCTGGCCGGTGAGCAGACGTTCGAAGAGATCGTGCTCAACGACCTGAGCTGGTACCTGGACAACAACATCAAGCTGCTGCTCAACCGCAAGGTGGTGGAGATCGACCGGATAAAGCGCCGGGTCATCGCCGAAGACGGTAGCGAAGCCGAATACGACCGCCTGCTCATCGCCACCGGCTCCACGCCCTTCATCCTGCCGATCCCCGGCAACAGCCTGGACGGCGTGATCGGCTACCGCGACATCGCCGACACCCAGGCGATGATCGATACCGCCAAGACCCACAAGCACGCCGTGGTCATCGGTGGCGGCCTGTTGGGCCTGGAAGCGGCCAACGGCTTGAAGCTGCGGGGCATGGACGTGACCGTGGTGCACCTGGGCGAATGGCTGCTGGAACGGCAACTGGACAAGACCAGCGGCCAACTGCTGCAAACCGCCCTGGAAAACCGCGGCCTGAAATTCCGCCTCAGCGAACAGACCCAGGCCTTGCACGATGCCGGCAATGGCCGGGTCGGGTCGGTCCAGTTCAAGAACGGCGACATCATCCCCGCCGACCTGGTGGTGATGGCCGCCGGCATCCGCCCCAACACCGAACTGGCGGAAAAATCCGGCATCCCGTGCAACCGCGGGATCCTGGTCAACGACACCATGCAAACCTACGACCCACGCATCTACGCCATCGGTGAATGCGCCAGCCACCGCGGCACCGCCTACGGCCTGGTGGCACCGCTGTTCGAACAAGCCAAAGTCTGCGCCAACCACCTCGCGCAACTGGGCTTCGCCACTTACAAGGGTTCGGTCACGTCGACCAAGTTGAAAGTCACCGGCATCGACCTGTTCTCCGCCGGCGACTTCATGGGCGGCGAAGGCACCGAGACCATCACCCTGTCCGACCCCATCGGCGGCGTCTACAAAAAACTGGTGATCAAGGATGACGTGCTGGTCGGTGCCTGTCTGTACGGCGATACCGCGGACGGCGGCTGGTATTTCCGCCAGATCCGTGAGAACCACGGCATCAGCGAGATCCGCGATCACCTGATGTTCGGTGAGAATGCACTCGGCGACGTAGGCCACCAGGGCCAGGACAAAGCCATGAGCATGGCCGACAGCGCCGAAGTCTGCGGCTGCAATGGCGTGTGCAAGGGCACCATCGTCAAGGCGATCCAGGAACACGGGCTGTTCAGCGTCGATGACGTAAAAAAACACACCAAGGCCGCCAGTTCCTGCGGTTCCTGCGCCGGCCTGGTGGAACAGATCCTGATCAACACCGTCGGCGGTGCGGCGGACGTCAAGCCGAAAAGCGAAAAAGCCATCTGCGGTTGCAGCGACCTCAACCACGGCCAGATCCGCCAGGCGATCCGCGACCAGCACCTGCTGAGCATCGCCGGGACCATGAGCTACCTGAACTGGCGCACCCCGAACGGCTGCGCCACCTGCCGTCCGGCATTGAACTACTACCTGATTTCCACCTGGCCCGGCGAAGCCCACGACGACCCACAGTCGCGCCTGATCAACGAACGCGCCCACGCCAACATCCAGAAAGACGGCACCTACTCCGTGGTTCCACGGATGTGGGGCGGCGTGACCAACCCCTCCGAGCTGCGGCGCATCGCCGACGTGGCCGACAAATACAACGTGCCGATGGTCAAGGTCACGGGCGGGCAGCGCATCGATTTGCTGGGGATCAAGAAGCAGGACCTGCCCGGCGTCTGGAAAGACCTCGACATGCCCTCCGGCCACGCCTATGGCAAGTCCATTCGCACCGTGAAGACCTGCGTGGGCAGCGAGTTCTGCCGCTTCGGCACGCAGAACTCCACCCAACTGGGCATCGAGCTGGAACACGACCTGTTCAACATGTGGTCGCCCCACAAAGTGAAGCTGGCCGTCTCCGGTTGCCCACGCAACTGTTCGGAAGCCGGGATCAAGGACGTCGGCATTATCGGCGTCGATTCCGGCTGGGAGATGTACATCGGTGGCAACGGCGGGATCAAGACCGAGGTCGCCGAGTTTTTCGTCAAGCTCAAGACCGCCGAAGAGGTGCGTGAATACAACGGCGCCTTCCTGCAGCTCTACCGTGAGGAAGCCTTCTACCTCGAACGCACCGTGCATTACATGCAGCGGGTTGGCATGGAGCACATCAAGAAAGCCGTGCTGGAAGACCCCGAACGACGCAAGGCCCTCCACGAACGCCTGAAGTTTTCCCTGTCGCTGGAACAGGACCCTTGGAAGCAACGCCTGGAACAGCCTCAGTTGAAGAAAGAGTTCGAGGCCATCCCCGTGAAGAACCTGGAGGTGCCGGCATGA
- a CDS encoding bifunctional protein-serine/threonine kinase/phosphatase — translation MSLQLSFAEASAIGPREENQDALRLVTPAPALAASKGYLFAIADGVSQCADGGLAARSTLQALALDYYSTPQTWGVAQALDRLLLAQNRWLQANGGGQPLLTTVSALVLRGRRFTLAHVGDCRVYRWHADHLQRVSEDHVWEQQGMQHVLKRALGLDQHLILDFLDGELRTDETFVLLSDGVWAVLGDTAIAGILRDQPDLDLAAQTLVNAAHLAGSQDNASALLVRVDALGEASIGDALIQLQQWPLPPMLKPGQVFEGWQVEGLLGQSQQSLLYRVHDGQGQPWLLKTLPVQLRDDSRAGQALLSEEWFLKRVAGRQFPEVHGVPQRQHLYYVMREYPGATLAELFNQAGPLPLAQWQDLAQRLMRAVGLLHRRQIYHRDIKPENLHLGDDGELRLLDFGLAYCPGLSEDQANVLPGTPSYIAPEAFGGTAPTAQQDLYAVGVTLYFLLTGHYPYGEIEAFQRPRFGVPVSANRYRPDLAEWLGQSLERAVAADPGQRFETAEEWLLLLEQGERRSLSVRPRPLLEREPLKVWRTLALVSLVVNVVLLFLMFHS, via the coding sequence ATGAGCCTGCAATTGAGCTTCGCCGAAGCCAGTGCCATCGGCCCGCGGGAGGAAAACCAGGACGCCCTGCGCCTGGTCACCCCCGCCCCGGCCCTGGCCGCCAGCAAGGGTTACCTGTTCGCCATCGCCGACGGCGTGAGCCAATGCGCCGATGGCGGATTGGCCGCCCGTTCGACCTTGCAGGCCCTGGCCCTGGACTACTATTCCACGCCGCAAACCTGGGGCGTGGCCCAGGCGCTGGACCGCTTGTTACTGGCGCAGAATCGCTGGCTGCAGGCCAACGGTGGCGGGCAACCGCTGCTCACCACCGTCAGCGCCCTGGTCCTGCGAGGCCGGCGCTTCACCCTGGCCCACGTGGGTGATTGCCGGGTCTATCGCTGGCACGCCGATCACTTGCAACGGGTCAGCGAAGATCACGTCTGGGAACAGCAAGGCATGCAGCATGTGCTCAAGCGGGCCCTGGGACTGGATCAACACCTGATTCTCGACTTTCTCGACGGTGAACTGCGCACCGACGAAACGTTCGTGTTGCTCAGCGATGGCGTCTGGGCCGTCCTGGGGGACACGGCCATCGCCGGCATCCTTCGCGACCAACCGGACCTGGACCTCGCGGCCCAGACGCTGGTCAACGCCGCGCACCTGGCCGGCAGCCAGGACAACGCCAGCGCGTTGTTGGTGCGGGTCGATGCCCTGGGCGAAGCCAGCATCGGCGATGCCTTGATCCAACTGCAGCAATGGCCCCTGCCCCCCATGCTGAAACCGGGCCAGGTGTTCGAGGGCTGGCAGGTCGAAGGCCTGCTTGGCCAGAGCCAGCAATCGTTGCTCTACCGGGTACATGACGGCCAGGGCCAACCCTGGTTGCTGAAAACCTTGCCCGTGCAGCTACGGGACGACAGCCGGGCTGGACAGGCCTTGCTCTCGGAGGAATGGTTTCTCAAGCGCGTCGCCGGGCGGCAGTTTCCCGAGGTCCATGGCGTTCCCCAGCGTCAGCATTTGTACTATGTGATGCGCGAGTATCCGGGCGCGACCCTGGCCGAGCTGTTCAACCAGGCCGGGCCATTGCCCCTGGCCCAATGGCAGGACCTGGCGCAACGGCTGATGCGGGCGGTGGGCCTGTTGCATCGAAGGCAGATCTACCACCGCGACATCAAGCCGGAAAACCTGCACCTGGGTGACGACGGGGAGTTGCGCTTGCTGGATTTCGGCCTGGCCTACTGCCCGGGCCTGTCCGAGGACCAGGCCAACGTCTTGCCCGGTACGCCCAGCTACATTGCCCCGGAAGCCTTCGGCGGCACCGCACCCACGGCGCAACAGGATTTGTATGCCGTCGGCGTGACCTTGTATTTCCTGCTGACCGGGCACTATCCCTACGGCGAAATCGAAGCCTTCCAGCGCCCGCGCTTTGGCGTGCCGGTCAGTGCCAACCGCTATCGGCCGGACCTGGCTGAATGGCTTGGGCAAAGCCTGGAACGCGCCGTCGCGGCGGACCCGGGCCAGCGCTTTGAAACCGCCGAGGAATGGCTGTTGCTGCTGGAACAGGGCGAACGCCGCAGCTTGAGCGTAAGGCCCAGGCCGTTGCTGGAAAGGGAGCCGCTGAAGGTCTGGCGGACGTTGGCACTGGTGTCGTTGGTGGTGAATGTTGTGTTGTTGTTTCTGATGTTTCACAGCTGA
- a CDS encoding nitrate/nitrite transporter produces the protein MNSSFWKSGHTPTLCAAFLYFDLSFMVWYLLGPLAVQISADLHLTTQQRGLMVATPILAGAVLRLFMGLLADRISPKTAGMVGQVIVIGALFCAWKLGIHSYEQALLLGLFLGVAGASFAVALPLASQWYPPQHQGKAMGIAGAGNSGTVLAALIAPVMAVAFGWTNVFGFALIPLVLTLVLFAWLAKNAPERPKAKSMADYLKALGDRDSWWFMFFYSVTFGGFIGLASALPGYFNDQYGLSPVTAGYYTAACVFGGSLMRPLGGALADRFGGIRTLLGMYTVAAVCIAAVGFNLPSSYAALALFVCTMLGLGAGNGAVFQLVPQRFRREIGVMTGLIGMAGGIGGFALAAGMGAIKQSTGSYQLALWLFASLGVLAWFGLHGVKRRWRTTWGSAAVTAARV, from the coding sequence ATGAATTCAAGCTTCTGGAAATCCGGCCACACCCCGACACTGTGCGCGGCCTTCCTCTATTTCGACCTGAGTTTCATGGTCTGGTACCTGCTCGGTCCACTGGCAGTGCAGATCTCCGCCGACCTGCACCTGACCACCCAGCAACGCGGCCTGATGGTCGCGACGCCGATCCTGGCCGGTGCCGTACTGCGTCTGTTCATGGGCTTGCTGGCCGATCGCATCTCGCCGAAAACCGCCGGCATGGTCGGCCAGGTGATTGTGATCGGTGCGTTGTTTTGCGCCTGGAAACTGGGCATCCACAGCTACGAACAAGCCCTGCTGCTCGGCCTGTTCCTGGGCGTGGCCGGCGCTTCGTTCGCCGTGGCCCTGCCGCTGGCTTCCCAGTGGTATCCGCCACAACACCAGGGCAAGGCCATGGGCATCGCTGGCGCCGGTAACTCGGGCACCGTGCTCGCGGCGTTGATCGCTCCGGTCATGGCCGTAGCCTTCGGCTGGACCAACGTGTTCGGCTTCGCGCTGATCCCGCTGGTGTTGACCCTGGTCCTCTTCGCCTGGCTGGCCAAGAACGCTCCCGAACGGCCGAAAGCCAAATCCATGGCCGACTACCTCAAGGCCCTGGGCGACCGTGACAGCTGGTGGTTCATGTTCTTCTACAGCGTGACCTTCGGCGGTTTCATCGGCCTGGCCAGCGCCCTGCCCGGCTACTTCAACGACCAATACGGCCTGAGCCCCGTCACCGCCGGCTACTACACCGCTGCCTGCGTCTTCGGTGGCAGTCTGATGCGTCCCTTGGGTGGCGCCCTGGCGGACCGTTTCGGTGGCATCCGCACCTTGCTCGGCATGTACACCGTTGCTGCAGTCTGCATCGCCGCGGTGGGCTTCAACCTGCCGAGTTCCTATGCGGCCCTGGCCCTGTTCGTTTGCACCATGCTCGGTTTGGGTGCGGGCAACGGCGCGGTGTTCCAACTGGTGCCACAACGCTTCCGTCGCGAAATCGGCGTGATGACCGGGCTGATCGGCATGGCCGGCGGCATCGGCGGCTTCGCCCTGGCGGCGGGCATGGGCGCGATCAAACAAAGCACCGGCAGCTATCAACTGGCCCTGTGGTTGTTCGCCAGCCTCGGTGTCCTGGCCTGGTTCGGCCTGCACGGTGTCAAGCGTCGCTGGAGAACCACTTGGGGTTCGGCAGCCGTCACCGCTGCTCGGGTATAA
- a CDS encoding ANTAR domain-containing response regulator — protein MLRILLINDTAKKVGRLKAALIEAGFEVIDESGLTIDLPARVETVRPDVILIDTESPGRDVMEQVVLVSRDQPRPIVMFTDEHDPNVMRQAIKSGVSAYIVEGIHAARLQPILDVAMARFESDQALRAQLLARDQQLAERKRIELAKGMLMKMKECNEEQAYTLMRRQAMSRQQKLIQVAEQIIAMNELLG, from the coding sequence ATGCTGCGTATCCTGCTGATCAACGACACCGCGAAAAAAGTCGGCCGCCTCAAGGCTGCCCTGATTGAGGCCGGCTTCGAAGTGATCGACGAATCCGGCCTGACCATCGACCTGCCGGCGCGCGTCGAAACGGTGCGTCCGGACGTGATCCTGATCGATACCGAGTCACCCGGACGCGATGTGATGGAACAAGTGGTGCTGGTCAGCCGCGACCAGCCACGACCGATCGTCATGTTTACCGACGAGCACGACCCCAATGTGATGCGCCAGGCGATCAAGTCGGGCGTCAGTGCCTACATCGTCGAAGGCATCCACGCTGCGCGCCTGCAACCGATCCTCGACGTGGCCATGGCCCGCTTCGAAAGCGACCAGGCCCTGCGTGCCCAACTCCTGGCCCGGGACCAGCAACTGGCCGAACGCAAGCGCATCGAACTGGCCAAGGGCATGCTGATGAAGATGAAGGAGTGCAACGAAGAACAGGCCTATACCCTGATGCGCCGCCAGGCCATGAGCCGCCAGCAGAAGCTGATCCAGGTGGCGGAGCAGATCATTGCCATGAACGAGTTGCTCGGCTGA
- a CDS encoding CmpA/NrtA family ABC transporter substrate-binding protein, with translation MNEVPANPLAWVNGSDAPEKSAINLGFMALSDCAPVVVAATQGFAQPYGLTLNLKRQASWANLRDKLVSGEIDAAHSLYGLIYAVHLGIGGVAPTDMAVLMGLNQNGQSINLSHGLQAQGVTSPEALERHVHQTRPKLTFAQTFPTGTHAMWLYYWLAAQGIHPLSDVDSVVVPPPQMIAHLQAGRIDGFCVGEPWCASAVKQNLGFTLATTQTIWPDHPEKVLGCTQAFVEQYPNTARALVMAILEASRFIEQSNENRRSTAQLLSAPEYLDAPLDCIEPRLLGIYADGLGNSWQDPHAMRFHGGGEVNLPYLSDGMWFMTQFRRWGLLREDPDYLAVARDVQQLKLYREACAALDIASADQDMRSSQLIDGTTWDGSDPAGYARSFKLHALSDAAPLLASR, from the coding sequence ATGAATGAAGTTCCAGCCAACCCCCTGGCCTGGGTCAACGGCAGCGATGCCCCGGAAAAGAGCGCGATCAACCTCGGTTTCATGGCCTTGAGCGACTGTGCCCCGGTGGTGGTCGCTGCCACCCAGGGCTTCGCCCAACCCTACGGCCTGACCCTGAACCTCAAGCGCCAAGCGTCCTGGGCCAACCTGCGGGACAAACTGGTCAGCGGTGAAATCGATGCCGCCCACAGCCTGTATGGCCTGATCTATGCGGTGCATCTGGGCATCGGCGGCGTGGCACCGACCGACATGGCGGTGCTGATGGGGCTGAACCAGAACGGCCAGAGCATCAACCTGTCCCATGGCTTGCAGGCCCAAGGCGTGACCAGTCCTGAAGCACTGGAACGGCACGTGCACCAAACTCGCCCGAAACTGACCTTCGCCCAGACCTTCCCCACCGGCACCCACGCCATGTGGCTCTATTACTGGCTTGCAGCCCAGGGCATCCACCCCTTGTCGGACGTCGACAGTGTGGTGGTGCCGCCGCCGCAAATGATCGCGCACCTGCAAGCCGGGCGCATCGACGGGTTTTGTGTCGGCGAGCCGTGGTGCGCCAGCGCGGTGAAGCAGAACCTCGGTTTTACCCTTGCGACCACCCAGACCATCTGGCCCGACCACCCGGAAAAAGTCCTGGGCTGCACCCAGGCGTTCGTCGAGCAATACCCCAATACCGCCCGGGCCTTGGTGATGGCAATCCTCGAAGCCAGCCGCTTCATCGAACAGAGCAACGAAAACCGCCGCAGCACCGCGCAACTATTGAGTGCACCGGAATACCTCGACGCCCCGCTGGACTGCATCGAGCCGCGCCTGCTGGGGATCTATGCCGACGGCTTGGGCAACAGCTGGCAGGATCCCCACGCAATGCGCTTTCATGGCGGCGGCGAAGTGAACCTGCCGTACCTGTCCGACGGCATGTGGTTCATGACCCAGTTCCGTCGCTGGGGCCTGCTGCGTGAAGACCCGGATTACCTGGCCGTGGCCAGGGACGTCCAACAGCTCAAACTGTACCGTGAAGCCTGCGCTGCACTCGACATCGCGTCTGCGGACCAGGACATGCGCAGCAGCCAACTGATCGACGGCACCACCTGGGACGGCTCGGACCCGGCCGGGTACGCCCGCAGCTTCAAACTGCACGCCTTGAGCGATGCGGCTCCCCTTCTCGCCAGCCGCTGA